The nucleotide sequence GTTGCCATAGCGGTCCGGCATCGCCAGGCGGTCGTCGAAGAAGGCCATGTGAAACTTGCCGGCTTCGAGAATCCGGGCGATCTCCTGGTAGTAGTCGGCCGACATCGAATCGTCGCGCGATTCCGGATGCCGCCACGAACTCGGCAGATTGGTGCAGTTCTGCGCCTGCAGGAATCCCACCAGCGCCATTTGCCGCGTCATGCCGTTCTCCTTGTGGGCGTGGATTCGATTTCATTTCAGGTCGAGGTCAGTGGCGAGCTTGTAGTCGGTGGCGAGCGCCTTCAATTTGTCCCAGGTGGCGTCCTCGACCTCGATGCCGTCGCGCCGGCGCTGTTGTTCGCGGATGTGCTCGATCTCGCCGGGGTAGAACACGCCGGGCGAACCTTCGGACGGCGGCGTCGATTTCAAATAGCGCGCGAACTCGCCGACCTCCTTCTCGAAATCCTTCAGGGGACGGAAGGCGGCGACGTTGAACACCGCCATGAAGCATCCGTCGTTGTGACGGCCGGTCGGCTCGACGCCAAAGCCTAAGCCCGTGAGCAGGCCGCACAGCACCTCGACCATGGCGGCGAGGCCGCTTCCCTTGTAGCCCTCGCTGCCGCCTAGCGGCAGCAGCGCGCCGCCCTTGCGATACTGCGTGGGATCGGTGGTGTGCCGTCCTTCCGCGTCGATGATCCACCCCTGCGGGATCTGTTCGCCACGTGCGACCGAGAGCGCGATCTTGCCGGCCGCGACCGCCGAGGTCGCCATATCCAGATAGAACGGCGCCTCGAGATCCGATGGCACCGCGATCGAGATCGGATTGGTGCCGAGCCTCGCCTCGCGGCCGCCGAACGGAGCGACGTGTTTCGGCGAGCGGCCGGAATCGGCGGTGGCAATGCCGATCATGCCCGCCCGCATCGCCATCAGCGGGTAGGCGGCGAGCCGCCCGACATGGCTCTGCCGGAACACCGTGCAGGCGGCGACGTTAGCTGTTTTCGCCTTTTCGATCGTCAGTGCCATCGCCTTGGCATTGACGTGGAAGCCAAAACCCCAATGACCGTCGATCACCGTCGTAGTTGGCGATTCCTGGACGATGGTCCATTTGGCGCCGGGCACGATATGGCCGGCCTTGATGCGGTCGATATAGGTCGGGATCGCGATCACGCCGTGCGAGTCATGGCCGGCAAGGTTGGCGTTGACGCAGCCGACCGCTACCGCATCGGCTTCCTCCTCCGACGCGCCGGCGGCCTTGAGCAGCGCCGCGCCGATGCGCGTGAGACGGTCGGCCTGGACCATCGGCATGGGAATTTCCTCTACCTTCTGATGCCCGCGCGACCGGCGGGTCTTGCTTGGTGTCGGCATGCTCTCAAAGCGGCGGCGGCAGGGCAAGCGTGGAAATATCCTGTTAGCCATGCCGCCGGCACGGTCCTCGACGGCCCGGAATTTCATCCTGCAAAATTCGAAAATGCCTTCGGCAGGCCCGCATCGCGGCCGGTGCATGCCGGCGGTATGGCTGACAAATCGTGAAATGAACCGTAGTTCTCCTGTGCGTCGCTGGCCGTTGGTCCGACATTTACTCTGAATCGCAACTCCCGGTCGCCAATAACGGGCATTTAGGCCTCCTGCACGCATAAAATCCGCAAGGGGGCAGCCCGGCGCTGCCGGCAGGGAGCTTGGGGACGGTGAAGACCGATATCGCGCGCACGTTTGCGGCGTTGAATGCCACCAACGAAGCGATTCTGTATGCCAAATCACCCGACGAACTGTACGCAAAGGTCTGCGAAGCCGCGTTCTCGGTCGGCGACTTCCTGGCTGTGGCGGTCTTCCTGCTGGAGCCGGAGACCAACCTCCTGCGCTTCGCCGCCGGCTGTGGCGATGACGTTCCCAGGCTGCGCAGTATCGACATCTCCATCCTGGCCGGTACGCCCGAGGGATCTGGGGTTGCCGGGCAAGCCTTCCGTGACCAGCGAATATGCGTCAGTAACGATTTTCTGAACGACCAGCGTTCGCTGGCTTGGCGCGAGGGCGCCAAGGCCAACCAGGTAGGCGCGGCGGCGGCGCTGCCGCTGATCTGCAACGGCGAAAGGGTCGGCGTGCTGCTCGTTTCGCGACGTGAGGCGCATTCGATCGACGAGCGGCTCGTCTCGATGCTGGAGCGCGTGTCGGCCAACGTTTCATTTGCGCTCGACAATTTCGAACATGAGGCCGCGCGCAAGAACGGCGAGCGCGTGATGCGGCGGTTGAACCGGATGTTCGGCGCCATCAGCGCAACCAACGAAGCCATTCTGCGTGCCAAGACTGAACAGGATCTCTATCAGCGCGTTTGCGATGCGGCGGTATATAGCGGAAAATCCGCAGCTACGGTGGTCCTGCTGGCGGAGCTGGACTCGATCTGGTTGAAGCCGGTCGCAGGCACCGGCGCAATCGTCGAACAGATCATGCGGGCGCCGTTCTCGATCGACGCCGGCAATCCGTATGGAACGGGCGTCTGCGGCAGGGCATTCCGAACGCAGCAGCCGGCCATCAATAACGATATCCTCAACTCGACCCAGGGGCAGCCCTGGCATCAGGCCGCCCGCGAGACCGGCGTCACCGCCTGCGTGGCTGCTCCGCTGATCAAGGCCGACGAGAGCGTCGGCGTGTTGCTGTTCTTTGTTGGAAAGCTATGGGCGGAGGATGAAGAGATCGTCGCTCTGATGGCGCGGATCGCGGAGAACGTCTCGTTCGCGCTCGACAATTTCGATCGCGCCGGCGAAAAGGCCAGAGCCGACGCCCAGAAGGAACGGCTGACGCGCATGCTGGCGGCGCTCAGTGCGACCAACGAGGCGATCGTTCGCGCGACGTCGCGGACGGAGCTGTTCGAACTTGTGTGCGAAGCCGCCGCGAAGGGCGGCCGGTTCAACTCGACCAGCATTCTTCTGGCCCGATCGGACAGCGATTACACCGACCTGGTGGCCGTGGCGGGACCGACGGCCGAGAACATGCGCCGGGTGAAGGTATCGACCAACGCCGACCATCCGGAAGGACGCGGGCTGTGCGGCAACGCTTTCCGCTCCAGCCGAGCCTGCATCGCCAACGATTTGCGCGCTGACCCGCGTGGGTCGGCGTTTCAGCAATTCATCCACAGCGACGGCGCCATGTCGGGCGCGGCATTTCCGCTGCTGGTTTGCGGCCGGGCAGTTGGGGTCATGTTCTTCATTTCCTCCGAGAGGAATACCTTCACGCCCGAATTCGCCGAATTGCTGCAGCGGCTCACCGAGAACGTGTCGTTTGCGATCGCGACCTTCGATCGGGCCGACGAGAAGGCGAGAACCGAAAGCCAGAAGGAGCGCCTGACGCGGATGTTCGCGGCGCTGAGCGCAACCAACGAAGCCATCATGCGGGCCAAATCACGCAATGAACTTTTCGATCTGGTATGCGATGCCGCTGCGAACGGCGGCAGGTTTACCTCCACCACCATCGCATTGGCCGATTCCGGCAGCGACCTGCTCCGGATCGTCGCTGCCGCGGGCCCGGCTGCCGAGACGACGCGGCACGTCAGGTTGTCGGTGGATGAAGCCCGTCCCGAGGGCCGTGGGCTCAGCGGAACGGCATTCCGAACCCGGCGGCCCTGCATCACCAACGACTATGTGACCGACCAGCGCGTCGCCGCCTTCCAGGGCATCGTTGGTAGCTACGGGGCTCAGTCGGGCGCTGCCTTTCCTCTGCTGGTTCGCGGCGAGCCGGTCGGCGTCATGATTTACATGTCCCTGGACAAGGACACCTTCACCTCAGAGTTTTCGGAACTGCTGCAACGACTGGCCGACAATGTGTCGTTCGCGCTGGAGAATTTCGACCGCGCCGACGACAAGGCGCGGACCGAAGTCCAGAAAGAGCGCCTGACGCGCATGCTGGCGGCGCTGAGCTCAACCAACGAAGCGATCATCCGCGCCTGCTCTCGGGCCGAACTGTTCGAACTGGTGTGCGAAGCGGCGGCGAACGGCGGCAAGTTTACCTTGACCTCCATCGCGCTGATAAAGCCCGACAGCGAATATCTCGACGTCGTGGCTGCCGCCGGCCCGACCGCCTCGAGCGCGCGCCGGGCAACGATATCGAGCAGCGAGGCGCAGCCGGAGGGACGTGGGCTCTGTGGTTCGGCGATACGTTCGCAGCAGGCCTGCATCATCAACGATTACCTTGGTGATCCGCGCGCCGAGGCGTTTCACGCCACCGCGCGCAGCGATGGCACGAATTCCGGCGCTTCATTCCCCCTGTGGGTGCAGGGCCAGGTCGTCGGCGTGATGTCTTTCATGTCGCTCGAAAAGGACACGTTCACGCCCGAGTTCGCCGAACTGCTTCAGCGGCTCGTCGACAATGTGTCCTTTGCGCTGGAGAATTTCGGCCGTGCGGACGAAAAGACCAAGGCCGACGAGCGGATCGAATATCTGGCGTCGCATGACAGCCTGACCAACCTGCCGAACCGGGAAATGTTCAACGGCATGCTTCGCCGCGCGATCGATGCGGCCGCGCGCTACCAGCGGCAGTTCGCGCTGCTGTTCATCGATCTCGACAGGTTCAAGGTCATCAACGACTCGCTTGGACATGACGCGGGCGACATGCTGCTGGTGGAGATCGCCGGCCGGCTGCGCCGCGCGCTGCGTTCGAGCGATGTCGTGGCGCGGCTCGGCG is from Bradyrhizobium sp. AZCC 2176 and encodes:
- a CDS encoding Ldh family oxidoreductase codes for the protein MPMVQADRLTRIGAALLKAAGASEEEADAVAVGCVNANLAGHDSHGVIAIPTYIDRIKAGHIVPGAKWTIVQESPTTTVIDGHWGFGFHVNAKAMALTIEKAKTANVAACTVFRQSHVGRLAAYPLMAMRAGMIGIATADSGRSPKHVAPFGGREARLGTNPISIAVPSDLEAPFYLDMATSAVAAGKIALSVARGEQIPQGWIIDAEGRHTTDPTQYRKGGALLPLGGSEGYKGSGLAAMVEVLCGLLTGLGFGVEPTGRHNDGCFMAVFNVAAFRPLKDFEKEVGEFARYLKSTPPSEGSPGVFYPGEIEHIREQQRRRDGIEVEDATWDKLKALATDYKLATDLDLK
- a CDS encoding sensor domain-containing phosphodiesterase, translated to MKTDIARTFAALNATNEAILYAKSPDELYAKVCEAAFSVGDFLAVAVFLLEPETNLLRFAAGCGDDVPRLRSIDISILAGTPEGSGVAGQAFRDQRICVSNDFLNDQRSLAWREGAKANQVGAAAALPLICNGERVGVLLVSRREAHSIDERLVSMLERVSANVSFALDNFEHEAARKNGERVMRRLNRMFGAISATNEAILRAKTEQDLYQRVCDAAVYSGKSAATVVLLAELDSIWLKPVAGTGAIVEQIMRAPFSIDAGNPYGTGVCGRAFRTQQPAINNDILNSTQGQPWHQAARETGVTACVAAPLIKADESVGVLLFFVGKLWAEDEEIVALMARIAENVSFALDNFDRAGEKARADAQKERLTRMLAALSATNEAIVRATSRTELFELVCEAAAKGGRFNSTSILLARSDSDYTDLVAVAGPTAENMRRVKVSTNADHPEGRGLCGNAFRSSRACIANDLRADPRGSAFQQFIHSDGAMSGAAFPLLVCGRAVGVMFFISSERNTFTPEFAELLQRLTENVSFAIATFDRADEKARTESQKERLTRMFAALSATNEAIMRAKSRNELFDLVCDAAANGGRFTSTTIALADSGSDLLRIVAAAGPAAETTRHVRLSVDEARPEGRGLSGTAFRTRRPCITNDYVTDQRVAAFQGIVGSYGAQSGAAFPLLVRGEPVGVMIYMSLDKDTFTSEFSELLQRLADNVSFALENFDRADDKARTEVQKERLTRMLAALSSTNEAIIRACSRAELFELVCEAAANGGKFTLTSIALIKPDSEYLDVVAAAGPTASSARRATISSSEAQPEGRGLCGSAIRSQQACIINDYLGDPRAEAFHATARSDGTNSGASFPLWVQGQVVGVMSFMSLEKDTFTPEFAELLQRLVDNVSFALENFGRADEKTKADERIEYLASHDSLTNLPNREMFNGMLRRAIDAAARYQRQFALLFIDLDRFKVINDSLGHDAGDMLLVEIAGRLRRALRSSDVVARLGGDEFVVILEETAERREVERVSGELLSVLSQPLQLSGHECHTTASIGIAMYPSDGTDMQTLTKNADMAMYLAKEDGKNGFRFFTKEIKTQSIERLTLESALRRALERDQFSLHYQPKIDMASGQITGVEALLRWNHPDLGTVSPAQFIPLAEETGLIVPIGRWVLKEACAQNMAWQRRGLRPVTMAVNLSPRQFADPHLLHDVDEALLASGMSPVLLQLEVTESMVMRNVSRAIKILDAIQARGIRLAIDDFGTGYSSMSLMKQFPIDTIKIDRSFVRDLPVDSEDQAIAQAIISMGKALGMTVIAEGVETVEQETFLRNHACDEMQGFLFSRPLPAKQMADLLRAEPRLTSPPLQPEPGSGLKGAIV